The Stegostoma tigrinum isolate sSteTig4 chromosome 22, sSteTig4.hap1, whole genome shotgun sequence DNA segment AGTCACTGAAATTCCCACTGTACCACCCATACCTTTGTAACCAGTGCCTGCTTAAATGCAATACTACTGATGATTTCATTATGGAAATAATTAAATGAATGATAAATTGTGAATGatgatttttcattttatttttatcagTATTAGAAAGTTGTCCATAACTCTGTAAACCCTTAATAAATTGTTATTAAGTCTTTTCTCAGaggtgatgtcaggaaacacttcatACAAATAGTAGTGGAGAACTGGAAAGTACTTGCCCCAGATAGTTTTTTTCTTGGCACGATGTCAGTTGAGAAATTAAATACTGAACTTGATGGACATTTACTTGAGAAAATGACGTGCTGTTATATAATACTTTTCATGATGCTAACATGACCCAAAGTACTGAAATGAAGTGTTGTAGGAATTGTGACAGTCAATTTTCCTATTGCAAGGTTCCAAAAAGATCAATGTAATAATGGTCATATGAGCTGTTTTTGTGATATCATTGCCAGATTGATATGTTTGTAATCACAAATGCACAGAGGGCTCTCATGGCCTTTAGATTCAAGTGGGGCAAAGTACAGCATAACTTTGAGCTTACTCATTGTATTTTTCGATCTGAACTGACCGGTGTTAAATCTTTGCAGTGCGTTGGAGCTATAAATCAATTAATCACTGATTCCTAATGTATTTTGTGTCTTTTAACAGTTGCTGACAAGGCTGCTTACCTAATGGGCTTGAATTCTGCAGAACTGTTAAAATGTTTGTGCTTTCCAAGAGTAAAGGTTGGAAATGAATATGTTACCAAAGGGCAAACAGTACAACAGGTATAAATGTAACTGTATTATTTTGATATGATATTGTACTTTTGCAGTGCTATGACAAACAAACCTGAAGTGTTCTTCATCCAGCTACGATTTCTAATTCTTACATATTTTATGTTGGGTGGTTTCAAGGTTCACTATGCAGTTAGTGCACTGGCAAAATCTGTGTATGAGAAGATGTTTTTGTGGATGGTTACACGGATCAATCAGCAATTAGAAACAAAACAACCCAGACAATATTTCATTGGTGTGCTGGATATTGCAGGCTTTGAAATCTTTGAAGTGAGTAAGAACAAAATTATTTTGTGACTAAGCACATTCTTTTTTCTGTTGAGCTTGCATGTTTTCATTATCAGTTTTCATGATTTCAGTTCAACAGCCTGGAACAATTATGTATAAACTTCACTAATGAGAAGCTGCAGCAGTTCTTCAACCACCACATGTTTGTTCTGGAACAAGAAGAGTACAAGAAGGAAGGAATCCAGTGGGAATTCATTGACTTTGGTATGGATCTGGCTGCTTGCATTGAGCTCATTGAAAAGGTAAGGAAACAAGAGGCAATTAGATAGAGCCGAAAGAAAAAGACATTAATGTAATAAAACTAAATTACACAAAGGATtctcacagtttaaaaaaagattaTTATTACATTTAAGCCTATGGGAATCTTCTCAATCCTGGAAGAGGAGTGCATGTTCCCCAAGGCCTCAGACACTTCTTTCAAGAATAAACTATATGATCAGCATCTTGGAAAATCAAACAACTTCCAGAAGCCAAAGCTTACCAAAGGGAAATCTGAAGCTCACTTCTCACTGATCCACTATGCTGGCACCGTAGACTACAATATTAATGGCTGGTTGGAAAAGAACAAGGACCCTCTGAATGAAACTGTTGTCGGCCTGTATCAGAAATCTTCATTGAAGCTTCTAGCAACACTCTTCGCTGCCTACTCTGGTGAAGGTAAAATAATTTAACTTAATAATACCTATTCATTCATTGTCTTACTAACTGGAGAAACAGCACTGACCATtatctgttttaaattttgtttatGACAGATGCTACTGTGCCTAAGAAAAGTATCAAGAAGAAGGGCTCTTCGTTCCAAACTGTGTCTGCACTATTTAGGGTATACCTTCAACTTAATTTTTCCACAATTAATAATATTCATCAACATCATGAACAAATTAGAAGTCACGCATTAGACAACGATTTGGAGAGTAATCAATGGGCTAATAAGAGGGATGAGCTCAAAGTAATATCAGCagagaaaaaaatcaagaaaGATAATGTGACTAAAAGCCAAAGAAACTTTGGGATCTGATGGGCTACATTATAGAATTGCAAAAGGCTGTAGAGATGGTGGGTGCACTGTTATGCTTTCCCAATATTCCTCAGTTGCTAGAAATGTTGCTAGATGTAACACTGCTATTTCCAAAAGGATGGAGACAGATAAATAAAATCTACAAGCCAATTAGTCTGACAGTAGTCGTTGGAAAAAAAACACTAGAGTTTATCAAAAAGCAAGTCTGAACAATTCATGAACGAACCCGTAATGTGATGAGACTGGCCCAATATGATTGTGCTGAAGAAAAATCATACCTGTCAAATTCATTAGAATTTTTTGATGATATAATGATAAAGGTGAACGTGGATTGGTGAAACATGAAAGGTgaaatgtataaggtgaacataTGGTAttcatggatttccaaaaggcagttgataAGATATGACAAGGAGTGAATATGAAAGATGAAGACTCATGAATTAGGAGTAATATGGATATTGGATTGGTTAAAGGGCAGGAAGCAGAGCTGATAGATAGGTGAGGCATTTTCAAGTTGTTAGGCTTTGGCTGGTAGACtgacacaaggatcagtgttggggcctcaactatttataaTTAGTATGGATGGATTCGATGAGGAGACTAAGTTTATTGATGATACGAAGCTACCTAGGAATATAAGGCATGATGAGTGTAGAATAATGGAGTTAACATCAGAAGCATACATGATGATGAAATAATGATAACAGATTCACATGTGTTCATAGGAATTTGGAATTGTACAGAAATTTAAACCTCGTGTGAAGATCCCATATATGGATACATTTAGCTTTAACTAAGGAGTCCTTGCATTCCAAGCAGCATGCTTTTGAGAGACTAAGTAGCCCTAAACTTGACTACATAACAAAGCAATAAAGGCTCAATGAGAATACAAAAATATACAGGCATTTTAATTGAATACGCAGCAACTCGTCAGATAAAAAATACACGCGGGTACATTGGGTAATTAGAAGGACAAATGCCACAATGACTTTTATTGCTGAGAAGTTTGTGTACACAAATATGGAAAGTCTTGCCACAATTGTACAGGCCTCTAAAGAGTCTACACCTGGAGTACCGTACTCAACTTTGGTCAAAAGAAAGACATAGTTGTTTTGCAAGCAGCATACtgaaagttcaccagattgtgtccTTGATGAAAGGTTTGTCCCATGTTGAGAAACTAGGCTTATAgttgctgcagagataatgggaactgcagatgctggagaattccaagataataaaatgtgaggctggatgaacacagcaggccaagcagcatttcaggagcacaaaagctgacgtttcgggcctagacccttcatcagagagggggatggggtgagggctctggaataaatagggagagagggggaggcggaccgaagatggagagtaaagaagataggtggagagagtataggtggggaggtagggaggggataggtcagtccagggaagacggacaggtcaaggaggtgggatgaggttagtaggtagatgggggtgcggcttggggtgggaggaagggatgggtgagaggaagaacaggttagggaggcagagacaggttggactggttttgggatgcagtgggtgtaggggaagagctgggctggttgtgtggtgcagtggggggaggggacgaactgggctggtttagggatgcagttggggaaggggagattttgaaactggtgaagtcaaagtttcaccagtttcaaaatctccccttccccaactgcatccctaaaccagcacagttcgtgccctccccccactgcaccacacaaccagcccagctcttccccccaacccactgcatcccaaaaccagtccaacctgtctctgcctccctaccctgttcttcctctcacccatcccttcctcccaccccaagccgcacccccagctacctactaacctcatcccacctccttgacctgtccgtcttccctggactgacctatcccctccctacctccccacctatactctctccacctatcttctttactctccatctttggtccgcctccccctctctccctatttattccagagccctcaccccatccccctctctgatgaagggtctaggcccgaaacgtcagcttttgtgctcctgagatgctgcttggcctgctgtgttcatccagcctcacattttattatcttatagttGCTGCAGTTGAGTGAACTAAGAATTGACCTGATTTAAACATATATGATTTTAAAgaggcttgacaggatagacaccgaaaggctgtttccccttgACTGGCAATCTTAAAATGTAGGGGCACAGCCTAAGGATAAGAGATTAATCATTTTTCACTGAGGCAAGGAGTGATTTCTtgactcagagggttgtgaatgttAGGAATTCTCTATTGCAGAAGGTTGTAGATACTGCAAGATCGAATGTAGTCAAGGCTGAAGTAACTCAAAATTTACTGTCACAGGAATTAGAGGATGTAGGGTGTGAGTAGGAAAATTGAGTTGAGCTGGATCAACCTGTTTATACTCAATAGATGATAAGGTGCTTAACACAGAAATACATTCAATTTTTTCTGTTAATTTGTGATAACACTATTTCTCTTATGTATTGTAGGAAAATCTGAATAAGCTAATGACCAATCTAAGAAGCACTCATCCACACTTTGTACGTTGTATAATCCCCAATGAAACTAAGACTCCAGGTATTAATTTTCAAATAATGTATGAGCACttgcttttaaatttattcactggatgtgggcattactggttgAGCCAGAATGTATTACCTTTgaaaagatggtagtgagcttccttcttgaactgctgctagTCTATTTCCTGTACATACCCCACAAAGCTGCTAGGGAGGGAGGACTAAGATTTTAATCAGGTGGGAGCCataatatatttgcaagtcagaatggtgagttgcttggaagGTAACTTGCTAGTTgtcatgttcccatgtatcagctgtcCTTGTCATTCTAGACACTGGTGGTTGTTGTTTTGGAAGGTAGTGTTTTGTGTGCCaattgaatttctgcaatgcatcttatagacGGGTTACACACTAATGCTACTGAGTGTTGGAGGTGGAGAGTGTAgatgtttttggatgtggtggCAGTTATACAGCTGTGTTATCCTAGGTAgatcttgaatgtttttggagttGCACTCAACCTGgtaagtgggcagtattccatcacattgctgacttgtgccttggtaGTCACGCTCTAGATCGTCAGGAGATAAATTACTCACTGCCAGTATTCCAACTTCTGACATGCAGTTGTAGCAACAGAATTTGtatgactggtccagttcagtttctggtcaatggtaaatgcCAGTATGTTGAAAGTGGAAGATTCAGTGGTAGCactgccattgaatatcaaggaacaATACTTCAATTCTCTCATATTGGAAATGTCAGttgctggcatttgtgtggatgTTATTTGCTGCTGTGAGCACTTAAaggatattgtccaggccttgctgcatttggacataggcTGTTTCAGTGCCTgcggagtcgtgaatggtgctgagaaTTGTGAAAATCATCAgcgaatgtcaagggcagtctctctcacctcacctttggaattcagctcttttgtccatgtttcaaccaaagctgtaatgaggtcaagagctgagtggctcttgcagaacccaaactgggtgttacTGAACAGTTTGTTGCTAATATAGGTGCTAATCAATAACACTGTTGTTGACTCCTTCCAGCACCTTACTGATGATCGAGTGAAAACTGGTAGGGTGCCAATTggctggttggatttgtccttttttttctgacatacctgggcagttttcACATTATCAGGCGATGCAGGTAGGAAGTACAGCTTGGTCAGGGTTCTGGATCACCGTTCTTCAGTACTTTCAAGGGATCGTTATTGAGGCCGATAGCACTTGCAGCTTTCATTGCCTCAAGTTGTTTTTTGATATTGCGTGGACTGAATTCAGTTGGCTGAAagctggaaactgggatgatgGAAATCTTAGGAGGAGACGGAGATGGATGatctactcagcacttctgggtgaggattgttgcaaatgtttcagccatatcttttgcactgatgtgctgggctctttcatcattgaggatggggatatttgtggaccctctttgttcaatgagttgtttaattatccaatAAAACTGGATGCAGAACTTAGAACAGACCCTTCATTGTAAAATGTCGTAGTTCGATACAACACTTGCGGCTACCgttgtttggcacacaagtaatTCTGTGTCATAGCTTCAATAGCTTGGCACCTCATTTGTAAGTATGCCTGGTGCTATTCCTGGCATGCCCTACTGGAGTCTTCATTGTCCAGGGTTGATTCCCCAGTTTATTGGTTATGGTAAAATGAGGGATATGTTAAGCCATGAGGATTAAGATTGTGTTTAAGTATAATTCTGCCAGTGCTGATGACTATAAACACCTGATAGACACCCAGTTTTGAGATGTTCGGTTTGTTTGATGTTCATTCCATTTAGTGTAGTGATGGTACCATGCAACATGATGCAAGGTACCCTCAATGTGAAGAtaagactttgtctccacaagtaCTGTAAGATGACCACTTTACAGATATTCTCATGAACAACTTGTTcattccctcatcacctgccacagaccagtctagcagcaatgtctTTTAGGACTCAACTAGCTCAGTCAGTAGCAGTGCTGTCGAGCCACTTTTGGTGATGAACATTAAAGTACCACACCCAGACATCATTATATGCCATTGCCACCCTCAGAGCTTCCTTCAAGTGGAATTTAGTTTGGAATACTGATGCATCACCTTAGGCTGTCAGGGTTGGGAACAATGGTCGAGATTAATGTGGTAATCAGCAGTTCTCCTTGTCTATAATTGACCCGACACCAATGTCAGGGTCCAGGATCACTTAATATGCATTTTGTTTTCTCACAGATCTGTAGCCATTCTACTAATACTATGTTCACTATTTAGGTGTGATAGAGAATCACTTGGTCATTCATCAGTTGAGATGCAATGGTGTGTTGGAAGGCATTAGGATTTGCAGAAAGGGATTTCCAAGCAGAATCCTTTATGCTGACTTTAAACAAAGGTAACAATTGAACTTTACAGAGTGAAATAGAAATGAATGTATTGATGTCAGGCAGGGCTTCTCAAACTATGAACCACATGTGGTCAGAAGCCAAATATTTGGGTTTATTGGCCCTTATGTAGTCATGCTTGTTGTGGCACTCCCACCTCTTGTGAACACCTCCAAGGCCCGtttacattttgcattttttttgtaatcAGTGAATGTGGCCTAATCCAATACACCTGAATGCTATTGTTAAAACAAACCTAACTGGAAGTTATGTATTCTCCAAATAAAAGTCCAGTGTGTTTTAAAACTCTCCACAGCTCTCATGGATCTTTTCCTCACTCCTCCCAAACCTCCATCCCCTCCACAGGCATCTCCTCTCTTTCCATAGTTATCTCCTGCCCCTGAAACAGCTTATGCTTACCCCATACCCAGGCATCTCGCTGCCCACCTCCCAAACAAGCATCTCTTCTCCTCACCACAGACATTCTGCTCCCACATAATCCTTCATCACAGGCATCAGTCCCATATCATAGGCATTCCTTCCCCCCAAAACACATTTCACCACTCCCCCACTTCATGTGCACAAACattttctctccctcctctcaAAAGCATCTTCTCCTTTGCACACCCCACCACACTTCCAGAGGTCTGGGAACCCAATGACTTACAGCCACCTAAATGGAGTCATGATGGGAAATTGTCTGGGAAGTGCTGATATTGTGAATTTCATGGCCATGGTTATTGCAAAGCATTTTGTAGCCATTGACACAGGCACTCATTTTTTCAAATACATGACAGCCAATTCACAAGCAGCAATATCCCACAAGAGTATTGGGTAATTAAGCTTTGGTGATGCTAGTTAAGGCATAAATATTGGCATGCAAAGTACACCTGTCCTTATTCAAGCAGTGCTGTAGAATCTTTTCACTCCACCTTAGAAGGCAAAATCTGATCCAAAACGTGCAACATTTCATTGCTGATATATTAAGGAATTGTTCTGGCTGGGGTGCTCCACTCTGTGAAGTTGATCCTGAAACTATATTCTTCTGACTTGGATATTATAATGTTGCCACAGATGCCCTTAATGATATGGATGGTAATTGTGATTTTGATCTATATAAGGTCTGATGTTGATGATATGCTAGATCAATAAAATAGGTGTTATGTAAAAATAAATAACATATTCTTTGGAAAATACAGATACAAACTCTTAAATGCAAGTGCCATACCGGAAGGACAATTTATTGACAGCAAGAAGGCTTCTGAGAAGCTGCTAAGCTCCATTGATGTTGATCATAACCAGTATCGGTTCGGCCATACTAAGGTAAATGTTCACATCTAAAGGCCCGTACGATAAAATCAAAAACAGTGAACAACTGGGTAACTCTTAAAGTTATATTATTTATCTTATTAAAGGTATTTTTCAAGGCTGGTCTCCTGGGTATTCTAGAAGAAATGAGAGATGACAAATTGGCCCAAATCATCACACGCACACAAGCCATTTGCCGTGGTTTTCTAATGAGAGTTGAATTTCAGAAGATGGTGGACAGAAGGTATTTGGTAAAGCTAATTATTTCAGTTATGTAGATGAAGCAATGCAAATTATAGTAACAGTTCTGATTAATGCCGGTGTACAGGGATGCCATCTTCGCTATCCAATACAACATTCGTGCATTCATGAATGTCAAGCATTGGCCATGGATGAAACTGTTCTTCAAGATCAAGCCTCTTCTGAGGAGTGCAGAAGCTGAAAAGGAAATGGCAAACATGAAAGTGGAATTTGAGAAGACTAAAGAAGCACTAGCTAAATCAGAAGCAAGAAGGAAGGAATTGGAAGAAAAAATGGTTAGCCTGCTTCAAGAAAAAAATGACTTACTGCTTCAAGTTCAGGCAGTAAGTAACTCAAATAAGTAACTTAAATGTTTTCAGTTCTTTTATTATCTGACTTTAGAATTATGGCATTTGCACAGctccagagacagtgtgtgttgccatcccatggcactatttaaGGTGGCTGCCAGGAGATATTCAATCATCATGAGTTGCCAGtttgtccttgtgcatgaatgaGAATATTGCAGCTGGGATCAGTTCAGTAGTTAAGAATGGTTCTACATATCTTCCCTGGTTTTGTATTGCGTTCCTCTTTCTGGTTCCTAACTCAACATGGGCTCTGAACTTTGAAGCCCCTGGACTGCTTAACAACATGTTCACTGACTGGGCTCATGCCTGGACCTAATCatgggacaactttttttttactattGTCTGTCAATTTCTTGATTAGTAAGCATCATACATTccagactggaattgaaccacAGTCAGCTCACCAAGAAAAGGCTGCCTGGTTGGCAGCTCTATCTCACATTTAATGAAAAGCTCTAATTCTGTGCATGTGTATGAAATCCTCTACTTAGCAGTAATGTGGCCTTAAATGAAGCCTCCTAGAATATGGCAATTTGGATGGAATTGTATGAAATGCACTTCTTTCTCAATTTCTGTTATCTTGGGTAGTGAACATTTaaaaccataaaacataggaacaggagtaagccatttaccACCTCAAGCCTGTTCGACCATTCAGTCGGATCATGGTTAATCCAACATTGCCCTTGTCAACTTTCTTCTGTTTTCCCCATAACACTTAATTCCTCAACTgctcaagaatctatccatcttagccttaaatatacacatgcACTCTaacccacagctctctgtggcaaggagtgaATAAGTtgctcagatttttaaaaaaatttcttccCAAAAAGGAAGCAGAGGGCCTGGCAGATGCAGAAGAAAGGTGTGACCAGCTCATCaaaagcaaaattaatttggaagcCAAGGTCAAGGAACTCAGTGAAAGACTGGAGGATGAAGAAGAATGTAATGCAGAGTTGACATCCAAGAAGAGAAAACTAGAAGATGAATGTTCCGAGTTAAAGAAAGACATTGATGACCTGGAACTCACACTAGCCAAAGTTGAAAGAGAAAAGCATGCCACAGAAAACAAGGTATTTATTTGCATCTGGAATAAAATTATCAATTTATGTAGTTTGCACATTTCACTAACTAAAAACTGACATTTACTCAAAAGGTTAAGAATCTTACAGAAGAAATGGCTTCCCTCGATGAAAGCATTATCAAATTAACAAAGGAGAAGAAAGCCCTCCAAGAAGCTCATCAGCAAACTCTTGATGATCTCCAGGCTGAGGAGGACAAAGTTAACACCTTAACCAAAACCAAAGCTAAACTGGAACAACAAGTGGATGACGTTAGTATTAGAAAATGAACATTATGAACTTCTAATGTTTCCATTGATAGTCTTGAAGATTCTGAAGATTTTTGTGGTTTATTGCAGCTTGAAGGTTCTCTAGAACAAGAGAAAAAGCTTCGCATGGACCTTGAGAGGGTAAAGAGGAAGCTCGAAGGGGATTTAAAGCTGGTTCAGGAATCAGTAATGGACttagaaaatgacaaacagcaattgGAAGAGAAAGTGAAGAAGTAAGAAATGATCTTGTTTTTGCAATATCCTCATGGTTTGCATGTAATGCTAGATTGTAACTTTCATTGTATGTGCACTACAGGAAGGATTTTGAAATAAGCCAGTATCAGAGTAAGATTGAAGATGAGCAAGTTCTTGGAGCGCAATTGCAGAAGAAAATCAAGGAACTGCAAGTATGTTTAAATAAAAGGGATCTGTGTTTATTTGACTGTTGTCAGGTAAAGCATAATCAAAGCTAATATCTTTGAAATGCTAGGCCCGCATTGAGGAACTCGAAGAGGAGATTGAAGCTGAACGTACAGTTCGTGCTAAGACAGAGAAGCAAAGGTCTGACTATGCCCGTGAGCTGGAGGAAATCAGTGAACGACTTGAGGAAGCTGGAGGTGCAACTGCCGTCCAGATTGAGTTGAACAAGAAACGTGAAGTGGAGTTTCAGAAGATGCGGCGCGATCTGGAAGAAGCTACCCTCCAGCATGAAGCCATGGCTGCTGCTCTTCGTAAGAAGCAGGCTGATAGTGTGGCTGAACTTGGGGAACAAATCGACAACCTGCAACGTGTGAAACAGAAGCTGGAGAAGGAAAAGAGTGAGCTGAAGATGGAAATTGATGACATGGCTAGCAACATGGAAATGGTTTCTAAATTAAAGGTATGTCACAAATTGTCTTTCTGTTGTAAGTATTGCAGACAAGTTATTACTGTATATACACACTGTTTATGTGCCATAAATAATTGAATTGCAGGGTAATCTAGAGAAGAACTGTCGAACTCTTGAGGACCAACttaatgaaataaaagcaaaacatgaAGAACAAACCCGTCTTATGAATGACATATCAACACAACGAGCTCGATTACAGACAGAAAATGGTATGTCGCTCATAATCTTCATGATTCCTTGAAGTTCCAATTTGAGATTATATTCTCATCTATTACCTACTTTGGATCTTTTATATCCACATTATCTTTTTCTACATGTCTTACAACAATGGTTCACCATGTACATTGATGGCTTACAACCATGTTTGCTGCAAAACTAGCTTGATACTGACCACTTTCATGCCTTCTTGAGATTCATTTTCAGCTCTGTGAGATGAGATACGTAAGGTAAACCTCTTAGCAGAAGACCAGGGTCATCACTGCTAATTGTTTTGGTTCAACtgtatttcttttaaatttaaggGGAACTAAGTCGACAGGTTGAAGAAAAGGATGCCCTCATTTCACAATTTACTCGTGGGAAACAAGCATTCACTCAACAAATTGAGGAGCTAAAGAGGCAATTGGAAGAAGAAACTAAGGTGAAAACTGTGGCACGATCATACTTTACCATTTAGTCAATTATGAATGTAACTTCTGAAACACTTGATTGATTTTAGGAATGAATTCAAATATTACAGACATTTAATTTCATAAACCACAGTATCCCTGCAGTGAGGAGGCAAGCCATTCAGGCCACAATGacattctgaagagcatcccactcacacccacatcATCCCTGcaaccttgtatttcccatggctaatccacataacctgcacatctttggaatgtaggaggaaacctacgcagacacgaggagaatgtgcaaactccacaaagacagttgtcagagggtggaattgaacctggtgctgtgacgctgcAGTACTAACTACTGAACCACTGTGTTGCCCCATTATCTGAATGATAATTCCTTGCATCTGTTTAGATACATGACGATAAAGGACTGATCCTTGCATGGACTGCTTTTACTTCTTTGGAAAAGATTCTTTCATGTTTACTCTTGTAAACAATATTATTTTAAccatttcctttcaatttgaaatatttcagGCTAAGAGTGCTTTGGCACATGCTCTGCAATCCGCCCGCCATGACTGTGATTTGCTCCGTGAACAATATGAAGAGGAACAGGAGGCAAAGGCCGAGCTCCAGCGCGGCATGTCCAAGGCCAACAGTGAAGTTGCTCAGTGGAGGACAAAGTACGAAACTGATGCAATCCAGCGCACAGAGGAACTGGAAGAGGCCAAGTATGTCCATTAAGAGAATTTTAGCTTACGGTTTCTTTGGGTGATGTTTTAGCTGTTTTAGCAACAGTTGTGTGGTTGTTATCATCTTCAGGAAAAAACTTGCACAGCGACTCCAAGACGCTGAGGACAATGTTGAAGCAGTGAATTCCAAGTGTGCCTCACTGGAAAAGACAAAACTGCGCTTGCAAGGAGAAGTGGAAGATCTAATGATTGATGTGGAGAGAGCTAATGCTGCTGCAGCCGCTCTTGATAAGAAGCAGAGAAACTTTGACAAGGTATTGTCGCAAAAGTGGAGTTATTTAGATTCAGTTATGTGTAGTTTTGAATAACATGCTCACTGTCCATTCCTGTGACATCTTAGATTCTGgcagaatggaagcagaaataTGAGGAGACCCAAAGTGATCTGGAGGCAACACAGAAGGAATCCCGTTCTCTAAGTACAGAATTGTTCAAGATGAAAAATGTTTATGAGGAAGCTTTAGAAAACCTGGAAACTCTTAAACGAGAGAATAAGAATCTGCAGCGTGAGTTCTACTAAGAGACAGAATGTCCTCTCTAGCAAACATAGACATTCAACTTAAATGAAAATTTCTTCATAACTGACTtgcaaaaatatttatttctttaaacAGAGGAGAT contains these protein-coding regions:
- the LOC125463560 gene encoding myosin-1B-like, producing MSSDAEMEVFGAAAHYLRKTEKERIEAQNKPFDAKTSFYVFDPVEMYVPSTIQSREGGKVTVETINKKTVTVKEDQVFPMNPPKFDKIEDMAMLTHLNEASVLFNLKDRYSAWMIYTYSGLFCVTVNPYKWLPVYDPAVVAAYRGKKRQEAPPHIFSISDNAYQFMLTDRENQSILITGESGAGKTVNTKRVIQYFASIAASGDLHKKKDAKMQGTLEDQIIQANPLLEAFGNAKTTRNDNSSRFGKFIRIHFGATGKLASADIETYLLEKSRVVFQLKAERSYHIFYQITSNKKPELIEMLLITTNPYDYPFVSQGEITVPSINDQDELMATDEAIDILGFTPEEKACIYKLTGAVMHYGNLKFKQKPREEQAEPDGTEVADKAAYLMGLNSAELLKCLCFPRVKVGNEYVTKGQTVQQVHYAVSALAKSVYEKMFLWMVTRINQQLETKQPRQYFIGVLDIAGFEIFEFNSLEQLCINFTNEKLQQFFNHHMFVLEQEEYKKEGIQWEFIDFGMDLAACIELIEKPMGIFSILEEECMFPKASDTSFKNKLYDQHLGKSNNFQKPKLTKGKSEAHFSLIHYAGTVDYNINGWLEKNKDPLNETVVGLYQKSSLKLLATLFAAYSGEDATVPKKSIKKKGSSFQTVSALFRENLNKLMTNLRSTHPHFVRCIIPNETKTPGVIENHLVIHQLRCNGVLEGIRICRKGFPSRILYADFKQRYKLLNASAIPEGQFIDSKKASEKLLSSIDVDHNQYRFGHTKVFFKAGLLGILEEMRDDKLAQIITRTQAICRGFLMRVEFQKMVDRRDAIFAIQYNIRAFMNVKHWPWMKLFFKIKPLLRSAEAEKEMANMKVEFEKTKEALAKSEARRKELEEKMVSLLQEKNDLLLQVQAEAEGLADAEERCDQLIKSKINLEAKVKELSERLEDEEECNAELTSKKRKLEDECSELKKDIDDLELTLAKVEREKHATENKVKNLTEEMASLDESIIKLTKEKKALQEAHQQTLDDLQAEEDKVNTLTKTKAKLEQQVDDLEGSLEQEKKLRMDLERVKRKLEGDLKLVQESVMDLENDKQQLEEKVKKKDFEISQYQSKIEDEQVLGAQLQKKIKELQARIEELEEEIEAERTVRAKTEKQRSDYARELEEISERLEEAGGATAVQIELNKKREVEFQKMRRDLEEATLQHEAMAAALRKKQADSVAELGEQIDNLQRVKQKLEKEKSELKMEIDDMASNMEMVSKLKGNLEKNCRTLEDQLNEIKAKHEEQTRLMNDISTQRARLQTENGELSRQVEEKDALISQFTRGKQAFTQQIEELKRQLEEETKAKSALAHALQSARHDCDLLREQYEEEQEAKAELQRGMSKANSEVAQWRTKYETDAIQRTEELEEAKKKLAQRLQDAEDNVEAVNSKCASLEKTKLRLQGEVEDLMIDVERANAAAAALDKKQRNFDKILAEWKQKYEETQSDLEATQKESRSLSTELFKMKNVYEEALENLETLKRENKNLQQEISDLTEQIGENGKTIHELEKAKKLAEQEKADLHAALEEAEASLEHEESKILRIQLELTQVKSEVDRRIAEKDEEIEQIKRNYQRTVDTMQIALDAEIRSRNDALRIKKKMEGDLNEMEIQLNHANRQAADAVKHFRNLQVQFKECQLHLDEALRSQDDLKEQLAMIERRCNLQLAEIEELRAALEQTDRSRKIAEQELVDASERVQLLHTQNTSLINTKKKLETDISQLQNEVEDAIQESRNAEEKAKKAITDAAMMAEELKKEQDTSAHLERMKKNLEQTVKDLQLRLDEAEQLAMKGGKKQLQKLEARVRELENELEAEQKRSSEATKGLRKFERRVKELLYQTEEDRKNNLRLQDLVDKLQMKVKTYKRQSEEAEEQSNVHLTKFRKVQHELEEAEERADIAESQVNKLRAKSRDFASKKGLESEE